The DNA sequence CCCGGAAGGCGTCTCCCGCCAGTTGCTCCTTGATGAAGCGGTCGTAGGGACGGTCCTGGTTGAAGGCCCGGATGACGTAGTCGCGGTATCGCCACAGATGGGGTTGGGGGTCGTCGATGGCGCCGCCGCGGGTGTCGGAATAGCGCGCCAAGTCCAGCCAGTGCCGGCCCCAGTGTTCCCCGTAGCGGGAATCGGCCAGCAGCTTCTCCACCTCCTGCCTGTAGGCCTCAGGAGAAGGCTCGGCCAGGAATCGCTCCATGACTTCGGGCGTCGGGGGAAGACCGATCAGACCGAAGTAGAGGCGCCGCAGCAACCCGCGCGGAGAAACCGCTCCGGCCGGTTCCAGTTGCTGTTTTTCCAGCTTGGCCAGCATGAAGGCATCGATCGGGTTTCTCACCCATTCCTTGTTTCTGACCGCGGGGACCTCGGGTTGGATGACGGGAGTCCAGGGCCACCTCGTCTTGGTGGAATCCTCTGCAGCCTCGGCCACCAGGGCAGGATCCAACTGATCGATCCAACGGGCGATGTGACCGATCTGCTCCTCGGAAAGGGGTTGCCCGTTCATGGGCATCCGAGGGGAGCGAGTGCCGCGCAGGCGCTGTATCAGCGGGCTTTCCTCACTGTTGCCGGCAACGATGGCCGGTCCCTGGATGGCGCCGCCCTTCAAAAGAGCTGTGACCGTCTCCACCACCAACCCGCTTTGGTGGGTCTGGGTGCCGTGGCAGGCTTCGCAGTTCTGCTCCAGCAGCGGCTTGACGTGGGTTTCGAAATCCTGGGAGGAAGCGATTTGGCCGGCCCCGGCCTGATCTGCCGGAGGCGCCATCTGGTCGATCCACTTGGCGATCAGGGCGATCTGGGCTTCCGGGAGCGGGTCGCCTCCCACCGGCATCCGGGGCTCCAGTTCTCCCCGGAGATGCTGGACCAGGGGACTCCCGGCGCTGTTTCCGGCCAGGATCGAGGGGCCGGATTTCTCGCCCCCCGTGAGCATGGCCTCGATCGATTCCATGACCAGACCGCTCTGGGCCGCGGCGGCGGTGTGACAGGCGAGACACTTTTCCTGCAGAACGGGCTGTACGTCTCTCTCAAAATCGACAGGGGACTCTCCCAGGATATGGCTACCGGCCAAAATGGCCAGAACCGACCCCAGTGAAACCGCAACCGCGCGCCATTTCATCGACACTACTCCTTGCTACTCTTGTAGATATACAAATACACTCTAAACCCTATTCCATCCGGCCCGCGCCTGTCAACCAAATGACCACTCGAAAGTGGTTGCAACAGAGAATTCAAATACCGCCGCTGGAACGGGCTTCGGGACACCGTGTCGGTCCCCACCGGTTCGACTGCGGGCGGAGCCCCTGGGTGGCTGTGGGTTCGGAAACGCAGCTCTTAATGCGCCGCATTCGCGGCTGGGTTTGCGCGGAATTCCAACGACCCCGGGTTTCCACCCGGGGCTACCCTAGGCCGCAGCTACGCTGCTCTGTAAGGATGGCTCGTAGGTGGCGTCTTGCCGGGCAACCCACGCCAACCGCAGCTTCGCAGCTCCCCCTTAACCCACAACACTGCCAGCGGATAGGATTTTTCAACTGATTATCTTCGAGCGTCTGCCCCCCGATTTCGCAATACATCCTTTAAAAGCCCCTGCTATCACTCTCCCCAGGAGGGGGACTCGCAAAAGGCCTGCAACAACCTCCTTGCCTGATTCCCGGGCGAGAGTAGGCGACGTTGTCCAATGGGCCGACGCCTACAGCTCGACTGGAATCTCCGAACTGACGCCCGGGGAAATATTCCAAAAAACAAGCACGTTTCCCCTTGCAGCATTGCGAGTTCGGGGAGAGCTGCGAAGCTGCGGTTGACGTGGGTTACCCGGCGAGACGCACCTACGGGCCATCCTTATAGAGCTGCGTAGCTGCGGCTCAGGGTGGCCCCGGGCGGCAGCCCGGGGTCGTGTGGGTTCTGCGCCAACCTAGCCGCGAATGCGGCGAACAGGAAGCTCCCGTTCGGAAACGCATTGCTTCCCCAAAGAAACGCCGCCCCCCGCCACGTGTACCCGCTGTCGTCGCGTCGGCGGCGAATTACGGGCGCCCCCCGGAACGCACAGGCATTGCATAACAACACCGCCCACGGACCGCTGAACTTCACTCACGCAACGCCGCGTTTGCCCGCCACCGGCTCGACTGCGGGCCGCGCCCTTGTCTCGCACGCAGAAGCCGGGCCGCCGGGCAAAGGCTGATGCGGCGGCGGGTATTCGGGCGCGCACGCCTGTGGTAAGGAATGAAGGCCTACTTGGCTACGCTCAGGAATCCTTCTTGACCGGTGTGTAGATGGTGGTGGGCATCGGATGAATTTTCCCCTCCCGGTCGGGCAGTTCGTGAATTTTGCCGGTGCCTCTTTTCTCCACTTCGTCGATGCGGATCACCGAGTGGAGAGGGATATAGGTCCGCCGCACCCCCTCGAATACGGTGCGCAGCGTTTCCTCGGAGGGATCGACAACCACGGAGGTTTTCTGATCGAAAAGCAGCTGTTCGACTTCCACGAAGCCGAACAGTCCGCCCTGGCTCACCCGATTGGCGTAGATCTCGTAGACCTTGCCCTCGTTCAGAAACGAAATCTTGTAGACCTGCTTTTTTTCACTCATGGTCTCCATAAAGTCTATCCCATTTGGGAGACCCCGTTCCAATGGGGCCGGCGGCTCCCAACTCCGGCGGAACGGCTACCCGCGAGTAAGTTCCCGGCGGCTGGGCCGCAGATTGCCGAAGTCCGCGCCCGAGATGATGTAGTACCAGTCGGCAAAGCGATGACGCAGCTCGCGCTCCAGGGTCCGGCCCTCCTCGCCGGGAGTTTCCCCGTCGGCGTACCTTCGGGCCCGAGCGGCGCTGTAGTCGACGGTGATAAACAGATAGCGGCGCTCATCCGTCCCGTCGGCCTGGGACGCCTGCGCTCCTTCCTTCTCGGAAGACGCCGCCGGGGCACCTGTTCCGCCGGGCGCCACCTCGCCGAAGCGTAGCGTGTATTGGATCCCGTTGGCCGTTTCCACCAGGATCTCTCCCTCATTGGAAAGGAGCTGGCCCAAAGGAGTGATGAAAAAGCCCTTGCCACGCAGGGAGAGGACCGACTCCATGGACAGCCGTATGCCTTCGGGGGTCTTGAGGTCCCGGGTCAGATTCTCGGGCTTGGGCTGGACATCGACGATGCGCAGATTGTCCAGCGCCTCGGTCAGGGCATCGATCTTCTTGCCCCGCAGCCTGCGGCGGCCCATCCGCCAGCGGTCTTTCCGCTTGGTGAGTACCGTGCGCTCGGTATTCTCCAGCCTTCCCAGCCGCTCGTTGATGGAGTAGCTGTTGATGGTGACCTTGCGGATGTCTCCGGCGTTCAGCTTGAGCAGATCCGTCTCGATCCAGTCCTCGAACCTGGAAGACACCCGGGCGTCGGTCTTGACCGAATAGGTCCGCCGCCGGGCGGGGACCCTCATGTAGCGGTAGCCGGATCTGCCCTCGGCCGGCTTGCCGATCACGAAGTCGGCCAGAACCCGATCGTTTTCGTCCTTGAGGGTCACTCGTTTCCCGCGGCCGGCCAGACTGGCGGTTCGGTCGTCCAGTGGGTCGATCACTCCATAGCGGCCGTGATCCTCGATGCGTTCGGATACCACGATGTCCTTCCTGAGGGCCATGAGCGCCGCGGCCGTGTCGGCCAGGCGGTTTTCGGCATCGGCCGGATAGTCGTGGTGGGAGGGGATGCCCCACTTGTTGTCCTTGAACTCCACCTTCAGGGGGCTGGCGGTGGCGGTGGATTCGTCGTAGTCGATGACCTCGATGGTCTTGGGGGCCTGGGGA is a window from the Acidobacteriota bacterium genome containing:
- a CDS encoding DUF1820 family protein: MSEKKQVYKISFLNEGKVYEIYANRVSQGGLFGFVEVEQLLFDQKTSVVVDPSEETLRTVFEGVRRTYIPLHSVIRIDEVEKRGTGKIHELPDREGKIHPMPTTIYTPVKKDS
- a CDS encoding DUF4340 domain-containing protein, coding for MTEWLRTGIFCVLAVAISTAAVLVDPGRRTSGIFDDQGEPFYPEFADPQAPKTIEVIDYDESTATASPLKVEFKDNKWGIPSHHDYPADAENRLADTAAALMALRKDIVVSERIEDHGRYGVIDPLDDRTASLAGRGKRVTLKDENDRVLADFVIGKPAEGRSGYRYMRVPARRRTYSVKTDARVSSRFEDWIETDLLKLNAGDIRKVTINSYSINERLGRLENTERTVLTKRKDRWRMGRRRLRGKKIDALTEALDNLRIVDVQPKPENLTRDLKTPEGIRLSMESVLSLRGKGFFITPLGQLLSNEGEILVETANGIQYTLRFGEVAPGGTGAPAASSEKEGAQASQADGTDERRYLFITVDYSAARARRYADGETPGEEGRTLERELRHRFADWYYIISGADFGNLRPSRRELTRG